Proteins from one Ranitomeya variabilis isolate aRanVar5 chromosome 1, aRanVar5.hap1, whole genome shotgun sequence genomic window:
- the CHTOP gene encoding chromatin target of PRMT1 protein, with protein sequence MTSPSASKVVLKSTTKLSLNERFTNMLKNKHPMPVNIRATMQQQSLASARNRRLAQQMENRPSVQAALKLKQSLKQRLGKSNIQARLGRPLGGLQRGASGMRGAGMGLRGSQRGIMRVGRGGRGMQRGAMMRGQNMRGRGGATRMGLRRGGIRGRGSPGRGLMRGGALGRGGMGGRGRGGVMLRGRGGFGRGRGRGRGRGAARPALTREQLDNQLDAYMSKTKGHLDAELDAYMAQADPESND encoded by the exons ATGACCTCTCCGTCAGCATCAAAAGTTGTATTAAAGAGCACTACCAAGCTGTCCCTGAACGAGCG CTTTACTAACATGCTGAAGAACAAACACCCGATGCCAGTGAATATCCgcgccacgatgcagcagcagaGCCTGGCCAGTGCCAGGAACAGAAGACTGGCGCAGCAGATGGAGAACCGGCCGTCTGTGCAAGCCGCACTGAAGCTCAAGCAG AGTTTAAAGCAGCGGCTCGGTAAGAGCAATATCCAAGCACGATTGGGGAGACCATTGGGAGGGCTTCAGCGAGGGGCCAGTGGAATGCGTGGAGCTGGGATGGGGCTTCGGGGGTCACAAAGAGGAATCATGCGTGTTGGCCGAGGAGGCAGAGGAATGCAGCGTGGCGCTATGATGCGAG GTCAAAACATGCGAGGCAGAGGTGGTGCTACCAGGATGGGGTTGAGGAGAGGAGGCATCCGAGGTCGTGGAAGTCCTGGCCGAGGTCTCATGAGAGGGGGAGCACTGGGCCGTGGAGGCATGGGTGGCAGAG GCCGTGGAGGGGTGATGCTTCGGGGCAGAGGAGGCTTTGGCCGAGGCAGAGGCCGTGGTAGAGGAAGAGGAGCAGCCCGTCCTGCACTGACCAGAGAGCAGCTTGACAACCAGCTGGATGCCTACATGTCCAAGACGAAGGGTCACCTGGACGCTGAGCTGGACGCTTACATGGCTCAGGCTGACCCAGAGTCCAATGACTGA